In a genomic window of Octadecabacter temperatus:
- a CDS encoding flagellar hook-basal body complex protein, with protein sequence MENATYTALTRQSGLMNEMRVVANNIANLSTTGFRSEGVIFAEHVKALGPNDPSLSMATASARETLLSQGTLTQTGGSFDLAIEGDGFFLVATPQGERLTRAGAFTPNENGDLVTPEGYNVLDAGGAPVFIPQGAGPIGIAPDGTVSAGGQPVAQVGLVNPINLSGMVREDGVRFRADDGYDPALEGRMLQGFIEESNVDPVLEISRMIEVQRAYELGQSFLDKEDERIRSAIRALGQ encoded by the coding sequence ATGGAAAATGCAACTTATACTGCCCTAACACGGCAATCTGGATTGATGAATGAAATGCGCGTTGTTGCAAACAACATTGCAAATTTGTCGACAACCGGTTTTCGCTCTGAAGGGGTGATATTTGCTGAGCATGTTAAGGCATTAGGCCCGAATGATCCGTCATTGTCGATGGCCACTGCGTCGGCCCGTGAAACACTGTTGTCTCAAGGCACATTGACCCAAACTGGTGGTTCATTTGACCTCGCGATTGAGGGTGACGGTTTCTTCTTGGTTGCGACCCCGCAGGGCGAGCGGTTGACACGCGCAGGCGCATTTACACCGAATGAAAACGGCGATCTCGTCACGCCTGAAGGATACAACGTTTTGGATGCAGGCGGCGCGCCTGTCTTTATCCCGCAGGGCGCTGGCCCCATCGGAATTGCGCCGGATGGTACTGTAAGTGCGGGTGGCCAACCGGTTGCTCAGGTTGGGTTGGTGAACCCGATTAACCTGTCCGGAATGGTGCGCGAAGATGGGGTGAGGTTTCGTGCCGATGATGGATACGACCCTGCACTCGAAGGGCGCATGTTGCAGGGCTTTATTGAGGAATCAAACGTTGATCCGGTGCTCGAAATATCGCGGATGATTGAAGTTCAGCGCGCCTATGAACTCGGCCAAAGCTTTCTCGACAAAGAAGACGAACGCATTCGCAGCGCGATCCGTGCGCTCGGCCAGTAA
- a CDS encoding flagellar biosynthetic protein FliQ — MDDALFYDTLRQGLWIATLVSLPILTVALIVGLVVGLFQALTSVQEMTLTFVPKLAAIVSVFWVTMGFMTETLVSYFKTTLVPIIAGG; from the coding sequence ATGGATGATGCGCTGTTTTATGACACGCTGCGTCAGGGGTTGTGGATTGCGACGCTTGTTTCACTGCCAATCCTCACGGTCGCGTTGATCGTGGGCCTTGTGGTCGGCCTGTTTCAGGCGCTGACATCCGTTCAAGAGATGACGTTAACCTTCGTGCCAAAACTCGCCGCGATTGTGAGTGTGTTTTGGGTCACGATGGGCTTCATGACCGAGACGTTGGTGTCGTATTTCAAGACCACGCTCGTACCGATAATCGCAGGGGGCTGA
- the fliE gene encoding flagellar hook-basal body complex protein FliE — MEIRSNPVAQAYAANKPATAPDPTSNAGNAFGQAASDFIETLKQSEQTAMSAMSGGADPHALVQALAQTELAVETAVTVRDKVVEAYQEILRMPV; from the coding sequence ATGGAAATCAGATCAAATCCGGTCGCACAGGCCTATGCTGCAAATAAGCCAGCTACGGCGCCGGACCCGACGTCAAATGCCGGAAACGCATTCGGGCAGGCTGCCTCAGATTTTATTGAGACGCTCAAGCAAAGTGAGCAGACGGCGATGTCGGCAATGTCAGGCGGCGCTGATCCACATGCATTGGTTCAAGCGCTCGCCCAGACAGAGCTTGCAGTCGAAACGGCAGTGACAGTGCGTGACAAAGTCGTTGAGGCGTATCAGGAAATTCTTCGGATGCCTGTCTGA
- the flgC gene encoding flagellar basal body rod protein FlgC, translating to MADFSDAMRITSSGMRAQAARLRHVSENIANADTPGYHRKTISFAAEMEAGQATGAVQSGRMRLDRSELDQIYDPSHPMADADGNYDGSNVNLLIEIADAREAQRSYEANLKLFDQVRQMSTSLMDLLRR from the coding sequence ATGGCTGACTTTTCAGATGCTATGAGAATCACGTCGAGTGGCATGCGGGCACAAGCCGCGCGTTTGCGTCATGTTTCCGAAAATATCGCGAATGCCGATACACCCGGTTACCACCGCAAAACGATCAGCTTTGCAGCCGAAATGGAGGCGGGCCAAGCCACTGGGGCCGTTCAATCAGGCCGGATGCGCCTGGACCGCTCAGAGCTAGACCAAATCTATGATCCTTCGCACCCGATGGCGGACGCCGATGGGAATTACGATGGATCAAACGTCAATCTCCTCATTGAAATTGCGGACGCTCGCGAAGCGCAGCGCAGTTATGAGGCAAATCTAAAATTGTTCGATCAGGTCCGGCAAATGTCGACGTCCTTGATGGACTTGCTACGTAGATAG
- a CDS encoding FlgB family protein, which produces MFKNLEMFQASYAMARHSGARQAVTAANMANADTPGYRARTLGSFAESYSADMDSGLRTTRAQHLTSSALTGTSSVQISDAEAAPNGNSVSLEQEMVNSVEIQREHNRALAIYKHSLDVLRLSIGRK; this is translated from the coding sequence ATGTTTAAAAATCTGGAAATGTTCCAGGCATCATATGCAATGGCGCGCCATTCTGGTGCGCGGCAGGCCGTCACAGCGGCGAATATGGCGAACGCCGATACACCAGGGTATCGCGCACGCACGCTAGGGTCTTTTGCTGAAAGCTATTCAGCGGATATGGATTCAGGCTTGCGAACAACACGTGCCCAACACTTAACGTCCAGCGCGCTAACAGGGACTTCATCTGTTCAGATATCTGACGCCGAAGCAGCGCCTAACGGAAATTCCGTATCCCTTGAACAAGAGATGGTTAACTCCGTTGAGATTCAGCGCGAACACAATCGCGCATTGGCGATCTACAAGCACTCGCTAGATGTTTTACGCCTTTCAATCGGGAGGAAATGA
- a CDS encoding FliI/YscN family ATPase: MTEDIFAQMGAAIKKTKRTHPLGVVLQIAGNRLQIGGISQFARVGDRIKVLGDDILGEVVRTAQEGLDVIMDGSTEGLGLGAKVVLLPRPDFAPHAGWIGRVVDPDGMPLDGRALLPGLSVQPVSAPPPPASTRRELGPRLSTGFAVFDTILPIVRGQRVGLFAGSGVGKSTLLSSLAKTMEADVIVIGLVGERGRELREFVEKSLGPEGMKRSVIVAATSDRAAQVRRRCPLAATAVAEFFRDQGLQVLLLVDSVTRFAEAHREVAVAAGEPANLRGHPASTPNAIAGLCERAGPGSGHAGDITAIYTVLVAGSDMEEPVADMLRGVLDGHVVLDRAIAERGRFPAIDVTRSVSRSLPDAANAAENKLIQTARQHMGAFAQAELMIQAGLYTSGTDAKIDAAIATRDALEAFISTEGKHGPAGAFLLLQRAVQLPATL, translated from the coding sequence ATGACAGAAGATATTTTCGCCCAAATGGGTGCCGCCATCAAAAAAACGAAACGGACGCACCCCCTAGGTGTCGTTTTACAGATTGCCGGAAATCGGTTGCAGATCGGGGGAATTTCCCAGTTCGCCCGCGTCGGTGACCGCATCAAAGTGCTCGGCGACGATATTCTGGGTGAGGTCGTACGTACCGCACAAGAAGGGCTTGATGTGATTATGGACGGCTCGACAGAAGGGCTGGGCCTCGGCGCGAAAGTCGTTTTGCTACCACGGCCGGACTTCGCACCGCACGCGGGTTGGATAGGCCGTGTTGTCGATCCCGACGGAATGCCACTCGACGGCCGCGCTCTCCTTCCGGGCCTTTCGGTTCAACCAGTGTCAGCACCACCGCCTCCGGCTAGCACGCGGCGCGAACTGGGGCCGCGTCTTTCAACGGGCTTTGCGGTCTTTGATACGATTCTCCCAATTGTTCGCGGTCAACGTGTCGGGCTTTTTGCAGGTTCAGGCGTCGGAAAATCAACGTTACTTTCTTCACTGGCAAAGACGATGGAGGCGGACGTTATTGTGATTGGACTGGTCGGCGAACGTGGCCGAGAATTGCGGGAATTTGTTGAAAAGTCACTTGGACCGGAAGGAATGAAACGAAGCGTTATCGTCGCCGCCACCTCGGATCGTGCCGCGCAAGTTCGACGGCGATGCCCCCTCGCGGCGACAGCAGTGGCTGAGTTTTTCCGCGACCAAGGCTTACAAGTTCTATTGCTCGTCGACAGCGTAACGCGTTTTGCTGAAGCGCACCGCGAAGTCGCCGTTGCCGCGGGGGAGCCTGCGAATTTGCGTGGCCATCCTGCATCGACACCCAATGCAATCGCGGGGTTGTGCGAACGTGCCGGTCCGGGTTCTGGGCATGCGGGTGACATCACGGCGATCTATACTGTCCTTGTTGCAGGTTCCGATATGGAGGAACCGGTTGCTGATATGCTGCGCGGTGTTTTGGACGGACACGTCGTTCTTGATCGCGCAATCGCCGAGCGGGGCCGTTTTCCGGCGATCGATGTAACGCGTTCTGTTTCACGTTCCTTGCCGGATGCCGCGAATGCAGCTGAGAATAAGTTAATCCAGACAGCGCGTCAGCACATGGGCGCATTTGCTCAGGCTGAACTTATGATTCAGGCGGGTCTCTACACTTCGGGGACAGACGCTAAAATCGACGCAGCAATTGCAACGCGTGACGCTTTAGAAGCATTCATATCAACAGAAGGGAAACACGGTCCTGCGGGAGCATTCTTATTGCTTCAACGGGCGGTTCAATTGCCTGCAACACTATAA
- a CDS encoding DUF1217 domain-containing protein, with the protein MTFQPVVPLSGYAGWLFLERTADQQRATFNESPSITRLTDTFRERIGDIRTAEDLVKDRELLEVALGAFGLDDDINNTFFIKKILEEGSIGTDALANKLSDSRYADFSEAFGFGDFDIPRTALSFFADEIIDRYEAKQFEQAVGEQDNDMRLALNLGPALNDVLDGTSTNNGQWYSMMGNEPLRSMFETALGFSSSFAAIDIDQQLEQFQARAEATFGTDQLSDLASPENQEKMIRLFMLRSEISDSSATSGASIALSLLQQI; encoded by the coding sequence ATGACCTTCCAGCCCGTCGTTCCTTTGTCAGGCTATGCAGGTTGGCTGTTTCTAGAGAGGACAGCGGACCAACAACGTGCGACTTTCAATGAGAGCCCTTCGATCACGCGTCTCACAGATACTTTCCGTGAACGCATTGGAGACATCAGGACGGCTGAAGACCTTGTTAAAGACCGTGAGCTTCTTGAAGTCGCCCTCGGCGCGTTTGGTTTAGACGATGACATCAACAATACGTTTTTCATCAAGAAAATTCTTGAGGAAGGATCCATTGGAACTGACGCTCTTGCGAACAAATTGTCTGATAGCCGTTACGCGGATTTTAGCGAAGCATTTGGGTTCGGTGATTTTGATATCCCGCGTACTGCACTTTCGTTTTTCGCTGACGAAATTATTGACCGTTATGAAGCGAAACAGTTTGAACAGGCTGTTGGTGAACAAGATAATGATATGCGCCTTGCGCTAAACCTTGGGCCGGCGCTGAATGACGTTCTGGACGGGACAAGTACCAACAACGGGCAATGGTACAGCATGATGGGTAACGAGCCGTTGCGCAGCATGTTTGAGACAGCGCTCGGGTTTTCATCATCATTTGCAGCCATCGATATTGACCAACAACTCGAGCAATTTCAGGCACGTGCTGAGGCAACGTTTGGCACCGATCAATTGAGTGACTTGGCCAGTCCTGAAAATCAGGAAAAAATGATCAGACTTTTCATGTTGCGGTCTGAGATATCAGATTCCTCTGCGACCTCTGGCGCATCAATTGCGCTTAGCCTGCTTCAACAGATCTAA
- the flbT gene encoding flagellar biosynthesis repressor FlbT: MSGLVLKLGPKERVLVNGAVIENGDRRSRLSILTPNANILRLRDAIRPDEVTTPVRRVCYIAQLILSGDADVEEGRIQLMRGVEQLSQALADDDSRQQLADATEAFLEGEFYRGLKRLRSLLPREERLLATFPRPS; encoded by the coding sequence ATGTCCGGTCTTGTCCTTAAGCTCGGGCCGAAAGAACGCGTGCTCGTAAATGGTGCCGTCATCGAAAACGGAGACCGGCGCTCTCGGCTCTCCATACTCACACCCAACGCAAATATCTTGCGGTTGCGTGATGCTATTCGACCAGATGAGGTTACCACTCCTGTCCGTCGAGTTTGTTATATCGCGCAGCTTATTCTGTCCGGCGACGCTGACGTTGAAGAAGGCAGAATCCAATTGATGCGTGGAGTTGAACAATTAAGTCAGGCGCTTGCTGACGATGACAGTCGCCAGCAACTAGCTGATGCAACCGAAGCCTTTTTGGAGGGCGAATTTTACCGCGGATTAAAGAGGCTGCGTAGTCTTTTGCCGAGGGAAGAACGCCTGCTTGCGACCTTCCCGAGACCGTCATGA
- the flaF gene encoding flagellar biosynthesis regulator FlaF, protein MNIAEQAQHAYAPKTSALKTGRSAEHHLFSEVTCRLRNAAKQQASNFPAFAEAVHANRAVWTHLASQVADDENALSEDLRARIFYLAEFTSFHSRKVLKGEADVAPLVEINTAMMRGLAAKGGH, encoded by the coding sequence GTGAACATCGCAGAACAAGCCCAGCACGCCTACGCGCCCAAAACGTCCGCTTTAAAAACAGGTCGCTCCGCCGAACATCATTTGTTCAGCGAAGTCACATGCCGCCTAAGAAATGCGGCCAAACAACAAGCCTCAAACTTTCCAGCCTTCGCGGAGGCTGTTCATGCCAATCGTGCAGTCTGGACCCACCTCGCGTCGCAAGTTGCTGATGATGAAAATGCGCTTTCTGAAGACCTACGTGCACGGATATTCTACCTTGCTGAATTCACGTCTTTTCATTCTCGCAAGGTTCTAAAGGGCGAAGCTGATGTTGCGCCACTCGTTGAAATCAATACTGCGATGATGCGTGGCCTGGCCGCCAAAGGGGGTCACTAA
- a CDS encoding flagellin: MSSILTNNSAMVALQTLKSINNDLSDTQSMISTGKDVASAKDNAAVWSISKTMESDVKGFKAISDSLSLGESTVAVARNASETVTDLLTDIKGKIVAAQEENVDRSVIQDDINALTDQIKSVIGAAQFNGQNLVDGSNTGTNSNGNTGINVLSSLDRDSSGGVTASTIGVDTQNLSTSAGLDITAGTGTGSASVATLAANGGADEVDITGFTFLDTSGAAGGSSALKTSTAGVDDTVVNGLAVGDVVEMKIGDIQGSYRVSEGDTDASVASGLKDSLQNAGLSTDDFAFDLTTAGTLTVENLTSEAGIAIEYGVSRGSGALAGLESIDVVNNATGALSEIEDMLDGAIDAAASFGSVEGRLETQAAFISSLSDSLTSGIGSMVDADMEETSARLQALQVQQQLGVQSLSIANSSPQSILSLFG; encoded by the coding sequence ATGTCCAGTATTCTGACAAACAACAGCGCAATGGTTGCGCTTCAAACTCTCAAATCTATCAACAACGACCTTTCCGATACCCAGTCGATGATCTCAACCGGTAAGGATGTGGCGTCTGCAAAAGACAATGCGGCCGTTTGGTCTATCTCCAAAACAATGGAAAGCGACGTTAAAGGCTTCAAAGCCATTTCCGATAGTTTGAGCCTCGGTGAGTCTACTGTTGCTGTCGCGCGGAATGCATCTGAAACAGTGACCGATCTTCTGACGGACATCAAAGGTAAGATTGTTGCCGCACAAGAAGAAAACGTTGATCGTTCTGTTATTCAAGATGATATCAACGCCCTGACAGACCAAATTAAATCCGTCATTGGCGCTGCGCAATTCAACGGACAAAACCTTGTCGACGGTTCGAACACGGGGACCAACTCAAACGGCAACACTGGGATCAATGTTCTGTCCTCACTTGACCGTGATAGCTCGGGTGGGGTTACCGCAAGCACCATTGGCGTTGACACGCAAAACCTTTCCACTTCTGCCGGCTTGGATATCACGGCTGGCACCGGAACAGGTAGCGCAAGTGTTGCAACGCTAGCCGCAAACGGTGGGGCCGATGAAGTCGACATCACCGGGTTTACGTTCTTAGACACGTCCGGTGCCGCCGGCGGATCCAGCGCACTCAAAACCTCAACAGCTGGTGTTGACGATACTGTTGTGAATGGTCTTGCTGTCGGCGACGTTGTTGAGATGAAAATCGGCGACATTCAGGGGAGCTACCGCGTTAGCGAGGGTGATACCGATGCGTCTGTCGCAAGTGGTCTCAAGGACTCTCTTCAGAATGCAGGCCTATCGACCGACGACTTCGCCTTCGATCTTACAACGGCTGGTACTTTGACGGTTGAGAACCTCACGAGTGAAGCGGGCATCGCTATCGAGTACGGCGTTTCACGCGGGTCCGGCGCATTGGCTGGCCTGGAAAGCATTGATGTTGTTAACAATGCAACAGGTGCCCTTTCTGAAATTGAGGACATGCTTGACGGTGCAATCGATGCGGCAGCTTCATTCGGTTCTGTTGAAGGGCGACTCGAAACACAAGCAGCCTTCATTAGCAGCCTGTCTGACAGCCTGACTTCTGGTATTGGCTCGATGGTAGATGCAGACATGGAAGAAACGTCGGCTCGTTTGCAGGCGCTTCAGGTACAGCAACAACTTGGTGTGCAATCCCTGTCCATTGCTAACTCTTCTCCACAGTCCATCCTATCACTGTTCGGATAA
- a CDS encoding rod-binding protein: MELQQTNAPSASQTSSPVTQEAQLMTVAQSLEAAFLSEMLKSAGVGETPSAFGGGAGEDQFASFMRDEQAKQMTAAGGIGLAQSMFDAMMARSQ; this comes from the coding sequence ATGGAACTACAGCAAACAAACGCGCCCTCTGCGTCACAAACATCGTCGCCAGTGACACAGGAAGCCCAGTTGATGACGGTTGCGCAGTCATTAGAGGCCGCATTTCTTTCAGAAATGTTGAAGTCGGCGGGTGTTGGCGAGACCCCATCGGCGTTTGGCGGTGGCGCGGGTGAGGATCAGTTCGCCTCGTTCATGCGAGACGAGCAGGCAAAACAGATGACAGCAGCCGGGGGAATCGGGCTGGCACAGTCCATGTTTGACGCGATGATGGCGCGATCCCAATGA